The following proteins come from a genomic window of Synechococcus sp. NB0720_010:
- a CDS encoding FAD-dependent oxidoreductase, with protein sequence MPARIDSAPVVVWGGGTGGVAAAIQAARAGAPTVLLTPGSWLGGMVSAAGVCCPDGNELSPWQTGLWGAFLRGMAEREPEGLDQNWVSCFGFRPTQAEALLQQWVQELPNLTWLTGCRCLAVNRSERLVRSIEIERDGQRQQLACSVLIDGSDRGDLLPFLDLPYRLGWEPQELWGEPSAPSAERLATESFFERQPVQSPTWVVMGQLHGEKPAQALPEKPLLPAPFEQACQAFGLERTLTYGRLPGGLVMLNWPLQGNDWHQGLARAFSNQADAEAELGREMQAHSCSFAAELMELCSGWLSLGDAFPQDSGSPDPALAAMPYWREGRRMVGRSTVIEQDLLPERSGRSISTLPRNQEGQISSIAVGNYANDHHYPGDDWPLAAKSCRWGGRWSGTPFCVPYEALLSADLDNLLAADKAFSSSHMANGATRLQPVIFNIGQAAGAAAALAFERGGVPSDLPVIDIQERLIADPVAPAGVIPLWDTPFNHPDWATRQCAVLQEPGRLSGSGSWQGASSGAALPAPSAIDRARVHVQGTIRPMGDGSYAVDLAEATWGRSRWSVITLEPCVDQWLEQLDGPRQVELLGCFNPWGPWLRVSAVSP encoded by the coding sequence ATGCCAGCCCGCATTGATTCCGCCCCGGTGGTGGTGTGGGGAGGTGGAACCGGTGGAGTGGCTGCGGCGATCCAAGCGGCCCGCGCCGGCGCTCCGACCGTTCTGCTCACGCCTGGTTCATGGCTGGGGGGAATGGTCAGTGCTGCCGGGGTCTGTTGCCCTGATGGCAACGAGCTGAGTCCCTGGCAAACCGGCCTCTGGGGGGCCTTTCTACGGGGAATGGCGGAACGGGAGCCAGAGGGCCTGGACCAGAACTGGGTCAGCTGTTTTGGCTTTCGCCCGACCCAGGCCGAGGCCCTGCTGCAGCAGTGGGTGCAGGAGCTCCCCAACCTCACCTGGCTGACGGGTTGCCGTTGTCTGGCGGTGAACCGTTCCGAGCGGCTGGTGCGCTCCATCGAGATTGAACGTGATGGCCAGCGGCAACAGCTGGCCTGCAGCGTCCTGATTGATGGCAGTGACCGGGGCGACCTCCTGCCCTTCTTGGATCTCCCCTATCGCTTGGGCTGGGAACCCCAGGAGCTCTGGGGTGAACCCAGCGCCCCCAGTGCAGAACGACTCGCCACGGAGTCGTTCTTTGAACGGCAGCCGGTGCAGTCGCCCACCTGGGTGGTGATGGGACAACTGCATGGGGAAAAGCCAGCCCAGGCCTTACCGGAGAAGCCGCTACTGCCCGCTCCGTTTGAGCAGGCCTGCCAAGCGTTTGGGCTGGAACGCACGCTCACCTATGGGCGGTTGCCTGGGGGCCTGGTGATGCTGAACTGGCCTTTGCAAGGCAATGACTGGCATCAGGGTTTGGCCCGTGCCTTCAGCAACCAGGCGGACGCCGAAGCGGAGCTGGGGCGAGAGATGCAGGCCCATAGCTGCAGCTTTGCGGCGGAGTTGATGGAGCTCTGCTCCGGTTGGCTCAGCTTGGGCGATGCCTTTCCGCAGGATTCAGGCAGTCCTGACCCTGCCCTGGCGGCCATGCCGTACTGGCGAGAAGGGCGGCGAATGGTGGGCCGCAGCACCGTCATTGAGCAGGATCTCCTTCCCGAACGATCGGGCCGCTCGATTTCAACTCTGCCCCGCAATCAAGAGGGACAGATCAGTTCCATTGCCGTTGGCAATTACGCCAATGACCACCACTACCCAGGGGATGACTGGCCCCTGGCTGCCAAGAGCTGCCGCTGGGGTGGGCGTTGGAGCGGCACGCCGTTTTGTGTTCCCTACGAGGCCCTCCTGAGTGCCGATCTCGACAATCTTCTGGCCGCCGACAAGGCCTTCAGCAGCTCCCATATGGCCAACGGTGCCACGCGCCTGCAGCCAGTGATTTTCAACATTGGTCAGGCCGCGGGTGCGGCTGCCGCCCTGGCATTTGAACGCGGTGGCGTTCCCTCTGACCTCCCGGTGATTGACATTCAGGAGCGCCTGATTGCCGACCCCGTTGCGCCAGCTGGGGTCATTCCCCTCTGGGACACCCCCTTCAACCATCCCGATTGGGCTACGCGTCAGTGCGCCGTTCTTCAAGAACCAGGACGGTTAAGTGGATCTGGCTCATGGCAGGGAGCCAGCTCTGGCGCCGCCCTACCGGCTCCATCGGCCATTGATCGAGCTCGTGTGCACGTCCAAGGAACGATTCGTCCCATGGGGGATGGTTCCTATGCCGTTGATTTGGCAGAAGCAACGTGGGGCCGCAGTCGCTGGTCTGTGATCACGCTTGAACCCTGCGTCGATCAGTGGCTTGAACAACTCGATGGCCCCAGGCAGGTGGAACTGCTGGGCTGCTTCAACCCCTGGGGGCCTTGGCTCAGAGTCTCCGCTGTCTCGCCCTAG
- a CDS encoding ribonuclease catalytic domain-containing protein, giving the protein MAAAKPRPSAWGAAWLLLKDSGEAVSLQEFCDLLYGNTEPLQLSACWLALVGGQQWFRWKQGHVQARTLDELKPLRRERRLKAIAEEEERRWLQLLKRRQPTTADQCSALHLQWLELLKETASGRRELSELPDGLRQSLSLLHLTQERSQLRHLLVDLGQWDPHQLLSLAGTVWSEGFSESLVLEAQRLEVEAEQAQPSDPTRVDLCQQRCVTIDDDDTRDIDDGLAIEKTAAGRTRIWIHVADPGRLIPAGSPLDLEARKRASSLYLAQGNVPMFPDKLSTGVFSLRAGRRTAAWSTWAELNEDGSLSDYGMVRSWVKPIYRLSYDDADELIELAPPQDSDLADLEALLNARRRWRLSQGALQMDLPEGRIRAREGLAQLEVTEPSNSRQMVAEAMILAGAVAAQLGQDRGIALPYRSQLPAELPGQAELDALPDGAVRFAAIKRCLSRGLMGTKPAAHFSLGLPAYVQATSPIRRYGDLLVQRQLAAKEPLSEDALQELVNAVDAAIREGIAISREDQRHWQQVWFEGQKGQQWRAQFLRWLRPQDNLGLVRIDELAMDLAAECPSHATPGDALLLRIQSVDSLQDQLRLVASAS; this is encoded by the coding sequence GTGGCAGCGGCCAAACCACGCCCCTCCGCTTGGGGGGCCGCATGGCTCCTGCTGAAGGACTCCGGCGAAGCCGTGAGCTTGCAGGAGTTTTGCGATCTGCTCTATGGCAACACTGAACCGCTCCAGTTGAGTGCCTGTTGGCTGGCCCTAGTGGGTGGTCAGCAGTGGTTCCGTTGGAAACAAGGCCATGTTCAGGCCCGCACCCTGGATGAGCTGAAGCCACTGCGTCGCGAACGACGTCTCAAGGCGATTGCAGAAGAGGAAGAACGGCGCTGGCTTCAACTGCTGAAGAGGCGCCAACCAACAACAGCAGATCAGTGCAGCGCCCTGCATCTGCAGTGGCTCGAGCTGCTGAAGGAGACGGCCAGTGGACGCCGTGAGTTGTCTGAGCTCCCGGATGGGTTGCGTCAGAGCCTGTCGCTGCTGCATCTGACGCAAGAGCGCTCCCAACTGCGTCATCTATTGGTGGACTTGGGTCAATGGGACCCCCACCAGCTCCTCTCCCTGGCCGGGACGGTCTGGAGTGAAGGGTTTTCAGAGTCGCTTGTCCTGGAAGCGCAACGACTAGAGGTAGAGGCTGAGCAGGCGCAGCCAAGCGACCCGACTCGGGTCGACCTCTGCCAGCAACGCTGCGTGACGATCGACGATGACGACACCCGCGACATCGATGACGGTCTGGCAATCGAGAAAACTGCCGCTGGCCGGACAAGGATCTGGATCCATGTGGCCGATCCAGGGCGATTGATTCCAGCTGGCTCGCCCCTCGACCTAGAGGCGCGCAAGCGGGCCAGCAGCCTGTACCTGGCCCAGGGCAATGTGCCGATGTTTCCCGATAAGCTCTCCACCGGGGTCTTCAGCCTGCGGGCCGGACGCCGCACGGCGGCCTGGAGCACCTGGGCCGAGCTGAACGAGGACGGATCCCTGTCGGACTACGGCATGGTGCGCAGCTGGGTCAAGCCGATCTATCGACTCAGTTATGACGATGCCGATGAGCTGATCGAACTGGCCCCACCGCAGGACAGCGATCTTGCTGATCTGGAAGCCCTGCTGAATGCCAGGCGGCGCTGGCGACTCTCACAAGGGGCACTGCAAATGGATCTGCCTGAAGGCCGGATTCGAGCCCGGGAGGGACTGGCCCAGCTCGAGGTCACCGAACCGAGCAACTCGCGCCAGATGGTGGCCGAAGCGATGATCCTTGCCGGTGCCGTCGCTGCTCAGCTCGGACAGGACAGGGGAATCGCCCTTCCTTATCGCAGTCAGCTGCCTGCTGAACTCCCAGGACAAGCGGAATTGGACGCCCTTCCAGACGGAGCCGTTCGCTTCGCAGCGATCAAGCGCTGCTTGAGTCGCGGCTTGATGGGCACCAAGCCAGCGGCCCATTTCAGCCTCGGGCTTCCGGCCTATGTGCAGGCCACGTCACCGATCCGGCGCTATGGCGATCTGCTCGTTCAGCGCCAGTTGGCCGCGAAGGAGCCGCTCTCGGAAGACGCCCTGCAGGAGTTGGTGAACGCGGTCGATGCCGCCATCCGCGAGGGAATCGCTATTTCCCGAGAAGACCAGCGGCATTGGCAGCAGGTTTGGTTTGAAGGACAGAAGGGCCAGCAGTGGCGAGCTCAGTTTCTGCGCTGGCTACGGCCACAGGACAATCTTGGCCTGGTTCGCATCGATGAGCTGGCGATGGATCTGGCTGCGGAATGCCCAAGCCACGCAACCCCGGGGGACGCCTTGCTGCTGCGCATCCAATCGGTCGACTCTCTTCAGGATCAGCTGAGACTCGTGGCGTCGGCCAGTTAA
- the rpsR gene encoding 30S ribosomal protein S18, producing the protein MPSSFFKKRLSPIKPGEPIDYKDVDLLKKFITERGKILPRRLTGLTAKQQRDLTNAVKRARIVALLPFVNPEG; encoded by the coding sequence ATGCCTAGTTCCTTCTTCAAGAAACGCCTTTCACCGATTAAGCCCGGTGAACCGATCGACTACAAGGATGTCGATCTGCTCAAGAAGTTCATCACCGAGCGCGGCAAAATCCTGCCCCGTCGTCTGACTGGCCTCACCGCCAAGCAGCAGCGCGATCTGACCAACGCGGTCAAGCGCGCTCGGATTGTGGCTCTCCTGCCCTTCGTGAATCCCGAGGGCTGA
- the rpmG gene encoding 50S ribosomal protein L33 — MAKNKGVRIVITLECTECRSNPAKRSPGVSRYTSQKNRRNTTERIELKKFCPHCNKSTVHKEIK, encoded by the coding sequence ATGGCTAAGAACAAGGGCGTCCGGATCGTGATCACTCTCGAGTGCACGGAATGCCGGTCCAACCCCGCCAAGCGGTCCCCTGGCGTGTCTCGTTACACCAGCCAGAAGAACCGCCGCAACACCACTGAACGGATTGAACTCAAGAAGTTCTGCCCGCACTGCAACAAGTCGACGGTCCACAAAGAGATCAAGTGA
- the pheT gene encoding phenylalanine--tRNA ligase subunit beta: MQVSLQWLRELVACDLAPDVLAENLSIAGFEVEEITDLAARAAGVVVGFVEQREPHPDANKLSVCTVSVGAEAPLQIVCGAKNVRAGIHVAVATVGAYLPAVDLKIKPAELRGVASSGMICSLSELGLADSSDGIVVLEEALESLPAIGSPVGPLFGLDDQVLELAITANRPDGLSMLGIAREVAALTGATLNLPSAAPVVSSEALPVGADVQDRIEDGGLFSLTALSGLKVGPSPRWLQSRLERAGLRPINNVVDITNLVMLEQGQPLHAFDADRLAQLSEGQLDPAAIDLRAGRSGEAFTTLDGSDHSLSEDAWVVSYADHAIALAGVMGGDASAVQEKTTSIWLEAAMFAPQTVRKSARSLGLRTDASSRFEKGLPLEVTLSAADRAVALLQEICGAQLDGRWLHQRVEGAKPPLELRRDALHNLLGPVVTADGEEIDLEDAEIERILEALGCSLQAGEEGWLVQVPPARAMDLQREVDLIEEVARLVGYDRFASHLPDPIAPGGLTPLQEAERRLRRLLASAGLQEVCSLSLGPAKVNRPGADPSRRVALANPLLADYSHLRDSLVDDLLSAAQRNLKAGRSGFWAFEIGNVFDAKAQGSPQSQHLAGVICGSRQAELWSQSGKPQAPDYFSARGVLQSALAALKLPLEDRRLSDHPLLHPGRAAQIVVEGRPLGYFGQIHPALAEQFDLPATTYLFQLEVGALLSAATRRNRWQPSFAPFATVPASERDLALVVPTDTASAQLLNAIRKAGKPLLEQAELVDRYDGEQVAQGSCSQAFRLRYRDPKRTLKDTEVDEAHEKIRAALAKQFGAQLRG, translated from the coding sequence ATGCAGGTCTCGCTCCAATGGCTCCGGGAGCTGGTGGCCTGCGATCTGGCACCGGACGTTCTCGCTGAGAACCTCTCGATTGCCGGCTTCGAGGTGGAGGAGATTACCGATCTGGCCGCCCGTGCAGCAGGGGTGGTGGTTGGTTTTGTTGAGCAGCGGGAACCCCACCCGGACGCCAACAAGCTGAGCGTCTGCACGGTCTCAGTCGGCGCTGAAGCTCCGCTACAGATCGTCTGTGGAGCCAAAAATGTGCGCGCCGGCATTCACGTCGCCGTCGCCACCGTCGGGGCCTACCTGCCGGCCGTCGATTTAAAGATCAAGCCCGCAGAGCTGCGCGGGGTCGCCAGCAGCGGAATGATCTGCTCGCTCTCAGAGCTCGGGTTGGCCGATAGCTCGGACGGAATTGTTGTTCTCGAGGAGGCCCTTGAGTCCCTTCCGGCCATCGGCAGCCCGGTTGGCCCCCTTTTTGGTCTCGACGATCAGGTCTTGGAGTTGGCGATTACCGCCAACCGCCCCGATGGTCTCTCGATGCTCGGCATCGCCCGCGAGGTGGCTGCACTGACTGGGGCAACCCTCAACCTGCCGTCCGCAGCACCGGTGGTCAGCTCCGAGGCACTGCCTGTGGGAGCCGATGTTCAAGACCGCATCGAAGACGGCGGCCTGTTCAGTCTGACCGCCCTCTCGGGCCTCAAGGTCGGCCCCTCGCCCCGTTGGCTCCAGAGCCGACTCGAGCGTGCTGGTCTCCGGCCGATCAACAACGTCGTGGACATCACCAACCTGGTGATGCTGGAGCAGGGACAGCCCCTGCATGCCTTTGATGCAGATCGACTGGCCCAATTGAGCGAAGGCCAGCTCGACCCAGCGGCGATCGATCTCCGCGCTGGCCGTTCTGGCGAAGCCTTTACGACCCTCGATGGCAGCGACCACAGCCTCAGTGAAGACGCCTGGGTCGTGAGCTACGCGGACCACGCGATTGCCCTGGCCGGTGTCATGGGCGGTGACGCGTCGGCTGTTCAGGAGAAGACCACATCGATCTGGCTCGAGGCGGCGATGTTTGCTCCCCAGACCGTCCGCAAGAGCGCCCGCAGCTTGGGGCTGCGGACCGACGCCAGCAGTCGCTTTGAAAAGGGCCTGCCGCTCGAAGTCACCCTGTCTGCCGCCGACCGCGCCGTGGCCTTGCTGCAGGAGATCTGCGGGGCCCAACTGGACGGTCGCTGGCTGCATCAACGTGTCGAGGGAGCCAAGCCGCCACTCGAGCTACGCCGCGACGCATTGCATAACCTCCTCGGTCCTGTGGTCACGGCCGATGGCGAGGAGATCGATCTAGAGGACGCGGAGATCGAGCGGATCCTCGAGGCCCTGGGCTGCAGCCTTCAGGCCGGCGAGGAGGGTTGGTTGGTGCAGGTTCCGCCTGCCCGGGCCATGGACTTGCAACGGGAGGTGGATCTAATTGAGGAGGTTGCCCGCTTGGTGGGCTACGACCGTTTCGCCAGTCACCTGCCGGACCCTATTGCCCCGGGGGGGCTGACCCCGCTGCAGGAGGCCGAGCGCCGGCTGCGCCGACTCTTGGCTAGCGCTGGTCTCCAGGAGGTCTGCAGCCTGTCCCTCGGCCCTGCCAAGGTCAACCGTCCGGGTGCTGATCCCAGCCGCCGCGTCGCCCTCGCCAATCCGTTGTTGGCCGACTACAGCCACCTGCGCGACAGCCTGGTCGATGACCTGCTTTCGGCGGCGCAGCGCAACCTGAAGGCTGGTCGTAGCGGTTTTTGGGCCTTCGAGATTGGCAATGTGTTCGATGCCAAGGCCCAGGGTTCACCGCAAAGCCAACACCTCGCTGGTGTGATCTGTGGTTCCCGTCAGGCCGAGCTCTGGAGCCAAAGCGGCAAGCCTCAAGCGCCTGATTACTTCAGTGCCCGTGGTGTTCTCCAATCAGCACTCGCCGCCCTGAAGCTGCCCTTGGAGGACAGGCGGTTGAGTGATCATCCGCTGCTCCATCCCGGCCGTGCAGCCCAGATCGTGGTTGAAGGGCGGCCACTGGGGTATTTCGGTCAGATCCATCCGGCCCTTGCGGAGCAGTTCGATCTACCGGCCACCACTTATCTCTTCCAATTGGAGGTTGGCGCGCTGTTGAGTGCGGCGACCCGGCGCAATCGCTGGCAACCCAGCTTTGCCCCCTTTGCCACGGTGCCCGCCTCCGAGCGCGATCTCGCCCTGGTGGTCCCAACGGACACCGCCAGCGCTCAGCTGTTGAATGCGATCCGCAAGGCGGGCAAGCCCCTCCTGGAGCAGGCTGAACTGGTGGACCGCTACGACGGGGAGCAGGTCGCGCAAGGCTCCTGCAGCCAGGCGTTCCGCTTGCGCTATCGGGATCCCAAGCGCACGCTCAAGGACACCGAGGTCGACGAGGCGCACGAGAAAATCCGTGCGGCCCTCGCAAAGCAGTTCGGTGCCCAGCTACGCGGCTGA